The Actinocatenispora sera genome has a window encoding:
- a CDS encoding GntR family transcriptional regulator, with product MPRTRHDTFPAIPLPEAFDSERAKGDQLREILEAMVATEPPGTLLPSERSIAQRFHVARMTVRQAINELAARGLVRRAMGTGTFVAEPRVSHSTTAGSFSDDMRQRGLTPGARVISVREQPATVLVAERLRIAEGDPVVTLNRLRSADGVPMAVEQTRLPGARFPGLAALVTDDVSLYGVLADRWAVRVRTATHRVSAIVLAETDAALLDVPTGLPSFLIERTAYDEAGLVIEWGRSRYRGDRYDVVFDTTPD from the coding sequence ATGCCACGTACCCGGCACGACACGTTCCCGGCGATCCCGCTGCCCGAGGCGTTCGACAGCGAACGGGCCAAGGGCGACCAGCTGCGGGAGATCCTCGAAGCGATGGTGGCCACGGAGCCGCCGGGAACCCTGCTGCCCTCGGAACGCTCGATCGCGCAACGGTTCCACGTGGCCCGGATGACGGTACGGCAGGCGATCAACGAGCTGGCCGCCCGCGGGCTGGTCCGCCGGGCCATGGGCACCGGTACCTTCGTCGCCGAGCCGCGGGTCTCGCACAGCACCACTGCCGGATCGTTCAGCGACGACATGCGGCAGCGCGGGCTGACCCCCGGCGCCCGGGTCATCTCGGTACGGGAGCAGCCGGCGACGGTGCTGGTCGCCGAGCGGCTGCGAATCGCCGAGGGCGACCCGGTCGTCACGCTCAACCGGCTGCGCTCCGCCGACGGCGTACCGATGGCGGTCGAGCAGACCCGGCTGCCCGGCGCCCGGTTCCCCGGCCTGGCCGCGCTCGTCACCGACGACGTCTCGCTGTACGGGGTGCTGGCGGACCGGTGGGCGGTGCGGGTGCGGACCGCCACGCACCGGGTCTCGGCGATCGTGCTGGCCGAGACCGACGCGGCGCTGCTGGACGTGCCTACCGGGCTGCCGTCGTTCCTGATCGAACGCACCGCGTACGACGAGGCGGGACTGGTCATCGAGTGGGGCCGCTCGCGTTACCGCGGCGACCGCTACGACGTCGTCTTCGACACCACCCCGGACTGA
- a CDS encoding tyrosine-type recombinase/integrase, whose protein sequence is MSGPGKRRRNGEGTIYQRKDGRWVAELYYPQPDGTRRRKPVYGKTRTEVEDKLAELRKHAQQGVPLASGTLTLNAYLTEWLTEVVSKRVRPNTLETYRIMVEQYLLPGIGRRKLGKLNVREVRQFLDGLAKRGTGARTVQYVHTTLRVALEDAMREEIISRNVARLVRVPAPPKQERQPLTVEQVKALLRHTRDYRLYALFVVLALLGLRRSEALALRWDDVDLTNGVLRVSASLQRTVAGLERLPTKTRRSVRTVPLPALVLRALRDHWYQTLVERIDLDDRHPDSGYVFTTSIGTPIDPRNCSRLFREMCTDAGLPTVRLHDLRHGCASVLLQLAVPPRTVMEILGHSTLEMTMNTYAHVSLDDKRSALDKIGAVMADES, encoded by the coding sequence ATGAGCGGACCGGGAAAGCGGCGCCGGAACGGCGAAGGCACGATCTACCAACGGAAAGATGGCCGGTGGGTCGCTGAGCTGTACTACCCGCAACCCGACGGAACTCGTCGCCGTAAGCCTGTGTACGGCAAAACTCGGACCGAGGTAGAAGACAAATTGGCGGAGCTGCGAAAGCACGCGCAGCAAGGAGTGCCGCTTGCCTCGGGAACACTGACGCTGAATGCGTACCTGACCGAATGGCTCACCGAGGTAGTGAGCAAGCGGGTACGTCCGAATACGCTTGAGACGTATCGGATCATGGTTGAGCAATATCTCCTTCCCGGAATCGGTCGGCGGAAGCTCGGCAAACTGAACGTACGAGAAGTACGTCAGTTCCTCGACGGACTTGCCAAGAGGGGCACCGGTGCCCGCACGGTGCAATACGTTCACACGACGCTTCGCGTCGCTCTCGAAGATGCCATGCGCGAAGAGATCATCTCGCGGAACGTGGCCCGGCTGGTGCGTGTGCCTGCACCACCGAAACAGGAACGGCAGCCGCTGACCGTTGAGCAGGTCAAAGCCTTGCTCCGGCATACTCGTGACTACCGGCTGTACGCGCTGTTCGTCGTCCTCGCTCTGTTGGGCCTGCGTCGCAGTGAAGCCCTGGCGCTCCGGTGGGACGATGTAGATCTGACGAACGGTGTGCTTCGCGTGTCCGCGAGCCTGCAACGCACCGTGGCCGGCCTCGAACGGCTGCCAACCAAGACTCGCCGGTCCGTGCGGACCGTGCCCCTGCCCGCGCTCGTCCTTCGCGCGCTCCGTGACCACTGGTACCAGACGCTCGTCGAGCGCATCGACCTCGACGACCGGCACCCGGATTCCGGCTACGTCTTCACTACCTCGATCGGCACCCCGATCGACCCGCGCAACTGCTCCCGGCTGTTCCGGGAGATGTGCACCGATGCGGGTCTGCCCACCGTGCGCCTGCACGACCTTCGCCACGGATGCGCCAGTGTCCTACTACAGCTCGCGGTGCCGCCGCGCACCGTCATGGAGATCCTCGGACACTCCACATTGGAAATGACCATGAACACCTACGCCCACGTCTCGTTGGACGACAAGCGGTCGGCGCTCGACAAGATCGGCGCCGTGATGGCCGACGAG
- a CDS encoding NUDIX hydrolase, giving the protein MDSGLSMVIGSVGCVSGEAHPDELRTKIYGERSLYDNPWVRLTLVDIEPPDGHRFEHHVVRLQTVALGLVVNDRDEVLMMWRHRFVTGEWGWELPGGIVDAGEDAAATAAREVREETGWEPGSMRHLISFQPMPGMVDTPHSVYVAEGAEHVSEPTDKEEAARIDWLPLSSVVDLASKGEVLGSGSLVGLLHYLASRGSSTTG; this is encoded by the coding sequence ATGGATAGCGGACTGAGCATGGTGATCGGTAGCGTTGGCTGCGTGAGCGGTGAAGCGCATCCGGACGAGCTTCGGACGAAGATCTACGGCGAACGAAGCCTGTACGACAATCCCTGGGTGCGTCTAACGCTGGTCGATATCGAACCGCCAGACGGGCATCGATTCGAACACCACGTGGTGCGCCTTCAGACCGTGGCACTCGGACTCGTCGTCAACGATCGCGACGAAGTGCTGATGATGTGGCGGCATCGGTTCGTGACCGGTGAATGGGGCTGGGAACTTCCCGGCGGCATCGTTGATGCAGGGGAGGATGCTGCTGCAACGGCTGCTCGTGAGGTGCGCGAAGAGACCGGTTGGGAGCCGGGTTCCATGCGTCACCTGATCAGCTTTCAGCCGATGCCGGGCATGGTCGACACGCCGCACTCCGTCTACGTCGCAGAGGGTGCCGAGCATGTCTCGGAACCCACGGACAAGGAAGAGGCTGCCCGAATCGACTGGCTGCCGCTTTCGTCGGTCGTTGATCTCGCGAGTAAGGGCGAGGTCCTGGGCTCCGGCTCCCTGGTCGGCCTCTTGCACTACCTCGCTTCTAGAGGTTCCTCGACAACAGGCTGA
- a CDS encoding sugar isomerase domain-containing protein: MIDQDSYAAVARATITRFLATQRDAITEAGRLVAASLLDGGVLQAFGTGHSRSVALELVGRAGGLVPANQLGIRDLVYYGDATVGDILDPLVERETGLAQRILELARIEPVDVFVVASNSGGNAAVVEMAQLATRRGHPLIAITSLAHTRSITPRHPSGQRLADLADVVIDNCAPYGDAAVALPGGDQVGPLSNLTGVLAANLLVAEVAGRYVAAGAAPPLFRSLNAPGNDEHNADLLARYGSRVRLGDA, encoded by the coding sequence GTGATCGACCAGGACTCGTACGCCGCCGTTGCCCGCGCGACGATCACCCGTTTCCTTGCCACCCAACGGGACGCGATCACCGAGGCCGGCCGGCTGGTGGCCGCGTCGCTGCTCGACGGGGGAGTGCTGCAGGCCTTCGGTACCGGCCATTCCCGCTCAGTCGCGTTGGAGCTGGTGGGCCGCGCCGGCGGCCTGGTGCCGGCGAACCAGCTGGGCATCCGCGACCTCGTGTACTACGGCGACGCGACGGTCGGTGACATCCTCGATCCGCTGGTGGAGCGGGAGACCGGGCTGGCGCAACGGATCCTCGAGCTGGCCCGGATCGAGCCGGTCGACGTGTTCGTCGTCGCCTCCAACTCCGGCGGCAACGCGGCCGTCGTGGAGATGGCCCAGCTGGCAACCCGGCGCGGTCATCCGCTGATCGCGATCACCTCGCTGGCGCACACCCGGTCGATCACGCCGCGCCATCCCAGCGGGCAACGGCTTGCCGACCTGGCCGACGTGGTGATCGACAACTGCGCCCCGTACGGGGACGCCGCCGTGGCGCTGCCGGGTGGCGACCAGGTCGGCCCGCTGTCCAACCTCACCGGCGTACTGGCCGCCAACCTCCTGGTGGCGGAGGTCGCCGGCCGGTACGTCGCGGCCGGTGCGGCACCGCCGCTGTTCCGCTCCCTGAACGCGCCGGGAAACGACGAGCACAACGCCGACCTGCTGGCCCGCTACGGCAGCCGGGTCCGACTGGGCGACGCCTGA
- a CDS encoding helix-turn-helix domain-containing protein: protein MAGTQIKAARLTRNMTQSQVIHELVRRGQASGLNIASAASLKTLLSMWENGRRSVGEEYRPLLRAVFGMTDEELFGTSHHEDSSEYDQLARRIASARTIDAAAIATLSQQTDLLRNMDRCHGAPALVDQMTSHLSTLEEAMSHSFLPRHREPIAAILADAAALAGWQALDVGAMDRAWCYHETARRAALECGNRTLLAHAMAQQALALVDVEEYGSAVELVQQARLAAGSSTPARFLAWLWASEAEVLAAAGEIESCRRALDHATEALPAGPDATEPDMPYIVLNDSHLARWRGNVLARVGDGAAIEDLYRALSTLDTTTSTRAEASLHCDLAYAHSSRDEADEARRHAGEARRLANRAGSVRQRRRLSLLSRNL, encoded by the coding sequence GTGGCCGGCACGCAGATCAAGGCAGCACGTCTGACCCGCAACATGACGCAGAGCCAGGTCATTCACGAGCTCGTTCGTCGCGGTCAGGCATCGGGCCTGAACATCGCGAGCGCGGCGAGCCTTAAGACGCTGCTCTCCATGTGGGAGAACGGCCGACGAAGCGTCGGTGAGGAGTACCGCCCGCTTCTTCGTGCCGTCTTCGGGATGACTGACGAAGAACTGTTCGGCACGAGCCACCACGAGGATTCATCCGAGTACGACCAGCTCGCACGCCGGATCGCCTCAGCCCGGACGATTGACGCTGCTGCAATCGCCACCCTGTCTCAGCAGACCGACCTACTGCGCAACATGGACCGTTGCCATGGCGCCCCCGCCTTGGTCGATCAGATGACATCGCATCTGTCCACATTGGAGGAAGCGATGTCGCACAGCTTTCTGCCGCGCCACCGAGAGCCGATCGCCGCAATCCTCGCCGACGCCGCTGCTCTGGCTGGCTGGCAAGCACTAGATGTCGGAGCGATGGACCGCGCGTGGTGCTATCACGAGACCGCGCGACGCGCCGCTCTTGAGTGCGGCAACAGGACGCTTCTGGCACACGCCATGGCCCAGCAGGCTCTCGCCCTGGTCGACGTCGAAGAGTACGGGTCGGCGGTCGAGCTGGTGCAACAGGCGCGCCTAGCCGCTGGATCGAGCACACCGGCACGGTTCCTCGCATGGCTGTGGGCGAGCGAAGCCGAGGTGCTAGCTGCGGCAGGAGAGATCGAGTCCTGCCGTCGAGCACTCGACCATGCCACCGAGGCGCTGCCGGCGGGGCCAGACGCGACCGAGCCGGACATGCCCTACATCGTGCTCAATGACTCGCACCTGGCACGGTGGCGTGGCAACGTCCTAGCTCGGGTGGGCGACGGGGCCGCCATCGAAGACCTGTACAGGGCGCTCTCCACGCTGGACACGACGACGAGTACCCGCGCGGAAGCCTCGCTTCACTGCGACCTCGCGTACGCGCACAGCAGCCGCGACGAGGCCGACGAGGCGCGACGCCATGCCGGCGAGGCACGTCGTCTGGCGAACCGGGCCGGGTCGGTCCGCCAGCGCCGTCGGCTCAGCCTGTTGTCGAGGAACCTCTAG
- a CDS encoding replication initiator: MDDTLGSGSRGGATRTAIERAASGDVEAWLGHVRSAAGCSNPVRLTGSIDRIDAATGALLGTTSTQDMPDGAIYKACGNRRSSVCPHCAEVYRRDAFQLIRAGMVGGKGVDTCVSIRPAVFATLTAPSFGVVHTRRTSKAGQPLPCRPRRNPEVCPHGVELACHALHDKGAHVLGMPLCLDCYDYAGQVAFNACASELWRRTTIAVNRYLSRLASRSGLGEVRATCCKVAEFQTRGVVHYHAVFRLDGIDPDTGDATAPPAELDVVDLTDALAFAAAGTSFTTAPHPDQPNGWHLAWGEQFKPIPVKLSGDQEVTDSLVAGYLAKYATKSTEATGHVSRRLNTETIDLYANEHGTHTERLIDACWYLGRVPEWRRLRRWAHMLGFGGHFLTKSRRYSITFRILRDTRVIWRRTVDADPATDTDGETTLVVGNLTYSGSGWRTLGDAMLANTSAALAREQQRVGREELAHAQSMTD; encoded by the coding sequence CTGGACGACACGCTCGGCTCAGGGTCGCGGGGTGGTGCGACCCGTACTGCGATCGAACGTGCCGCCTCGGGTGATGTGGAGGCGTGGCTGGGGCATGTGCGCTCGGCTGCCGGCTGCTCAAACCCGGTTCGGCTGACGGGATCGATCGACAGGATCGACGCCGCTACCGGCGCGCTGCTCGGCACCACCTCGACGCAGGACATGCCCGACGGGGCGATCTACAAGGCGTGCGGGAACCGGCGCTCGTCGGTGTGCCCGCACTGCGCCGAGGTCTACCGGCGGGATGCCTTCCAGCTCATCCGGGCTGGGATGGTCGGCGGGAAGGGTGTTGACACGTGCGTGTCAATCCGCCCGGCGGTGTTCGCCACCCTCACCGCTCCCTCGTTCGGCGTGGTGCACACCCGCCGCACGTCCAAGGCTGGGCAGCCGCTGCCGTGCCGACCTCGCCGCAATCCCGAGGTGTGCCCGCACGGGGTCGAGCTGGCCTGCCATGCCCTCCACGACAAGGGCGCCCACGTGCTGGGGATGCCGCTGTGTCTGGACTGCTACGACTACGCCGGGCAGGTGGCGTTCAACGCCTGCGCTTCGGAGCTGTGGCGCCGGACCACGATCGCGGTCAACCGCTACCTGTCGCGGCTCGCCTCCCGCTCCGGGCTCGGGGAGGTGCGGGCGACCTGCTGCAAGGTGGCGGAGTTCCAGACCCGCGGGGTGGTGCACTACCACGCGGTGTTCCGCCTCGACGGCATCGACCCCGACACCGGCGACGCGACCGCCCCGCCAGCCGAACTGGACGTGGTGGACCTGACCGACGCCCTGGCCTTCGCCGCCGCGGGGACCTCGTTCACCACCGCCCCACACCCGGACCAACCGAACGGCTGGCACCTGGCCTGGGGGGAGCAGTTCAAGCCGATCCCGGTCAAGCTGTCCGGAGACCAGGAGGTTACCGACTCGTTGGTGGCCGGCTACCTGGCCAAGTACGCCACCAAGTCCACCGAGGCCACAGGGCACGTGTCGCGCCGGCTCAACACCGAGACCATCGACCTGTACGCCAACGAGCACGGCACTCACACCGAACGACTCATCGACGCCTGCTGGTACTTGGGCCGTGTCCCGGAGTGGCGGCGGCTGCGGCGCTGGGCGCACATGCTCGGCTTCGGCGGCCACTTCCTGACCAAGTCGCGCCGCTACTCGATCACCTTCCGCATCCTGCGCGACACCCGGGTGATCTGGCGGCGCACCGTCGACGCCGACCCCGCGACGGACACCGACGGGGAAACCACGCTCGTGGTCGGCAACCTGACCTACTCCGGGTCCGGCTGGCGGACCCTGGGCGACGCGATGCTCGCCAACACGTCGGCCGCCCTGGCCCGCGAGCAGCAACGGGTAGGCCGGGAAGAACTCGCGCACGCTCAGTCAATGACCGATTGA
- a CDS encoding helix-turn-helix domain-containing protein, whose protein sequence is MEKLLLSPDEAGEVLNLCKSTIYDLIRLRLLTSVKIGKRRLIPADACRELVDRLVANAEEEVSL, encoded by the coding sequence TTGGAGAAGCTGTTGTTGTCGCCGGATGAGGCCGGCGAGGTGCTGAACCTGTGTAAGAGCACGATCTATGACCTGATCCGGTTGCGCCTGTTGACGTCGGTCAAGATCGGGAAGCGTCGGCTGATCCCGGCGGACGCATGTCGGGAGCTGGTCGATCGGCTGGTGGCCAACGCGGAAGAAGAGGTGAGTCTATGA
- a CDS encoding phosphotransferase family protein, with amino-acid sequence MDLSRLGTPTGPLTRVHGGFANRMYRLDTEQGAFAVKELNLLDRRWTYRADDVFRFEQAAFAAGVPMAEPISASADTLVHRWVDGERVPEEPVPAAYAFEVGEVLARIHALDVAWPGVPVEEPPARDWPELAERATATGQPWAAELAGRVEAFLAIARFVDTCERPGPLVLTHRDIQPWNLLSRQGRPVVLDWELSGMLEVSGELGSTALSLAKGPGFDDIRPAVFHAVLDGYAAAGGTLPPWGPGWFAFMIGGWLGHTRWNIFRCLAGVEARTGPDLALSHESARNGVRGLPDLFGRLAELEELLMF; translated from the coding sequence GTGGACCTCTCCCGTCTCGGCACGCCGACCGGCCCGCTGACCCGTGTGCACGGCGGCTTCGCCAACCGGATGTACCGGCTGGACACCGAGCAGGGGGCGTTCGCGGTGAAGGAGTTGAACCTCCTCGACCGCCGGTGGACCTACCGTGCCGACGACGTGTTCCGGTTCGAACAGGCGGCCTTCGCCGCCGGCGTGCCGATGGCAGAGCCGATCTCGGCCAGCGCCGACACGCTGGTCCATCGATGGGTCGACGGCGAGAGGGTGCCCGAGGAACCGGTGCCCGCGGCGTACGCGTTCGAGGTCGGTGAGGTTCTCGCGCGCATCCACGCGCTCGATGTCGCGTGGCCCGGCGTACCGGTCGAGGAGCCGCCGGCGCGGGACTGGCCCGAGCTCGCCGAGCGGGCGACGGCGACCGGGCAGCCGTGGGCCGCCGAGCTCGCCGGCCGGGTCGAGGCGTTCCTCGCGATCGCCCGCTTCGTCGACACCTGCGAGCGACCGGGCCCGCTCGTGCTGACCCACCGGGACATCCAGCCGTGGAACCTGCTGTCCCGGCAGGGTCGGCCGGTCGTGCTCGACTGGGAGCTGTCCGGGATGCTCGAGGTGTCCGGTGAGCTCGGCTCGACCGCGCTGAGCCTCGCGAAGGGGCCCGGCTTCGACGACATCCGGCCCGCCGTCTTCCACGCGGTCCTCGACGGTTACGCGGCGGCGGGTGGGACACTGCCGCCGTGGGGTCCCGGTTGGTTCGCGTTCATGATCGGCGGCTGGCTGGGGCACACGAGGTGGAACATCTTCCGGTGCCTGGCCGGTGTCGAGGCGCGCACCGGACCCGACCTCGCGCTGTCGCACGAGTCCGCGCGCAACGGCGTGCGTGGCCTGCCCGACCTGTTCGGCCGGCTGGCGGAGCTGGAAGAGCTGCTGATGTTCTGA